A genomic stretch from Enterobacteriaceae endosymbiont of Donacia dentata includes:
- the clpP gene encoding ATP-dependent Clp endopeptidase proteolytic subunit ClpP, with product MYKKNNKFFKEHQINTIPIVIEQTSRGERSYDIFSRLLKERIIFLTGAIEDSMANLIIAQILFLESENSNKDIFIYINSPGGVITSGMSIYDTMQFVKSDISTLCIGQACSMAAFLLSAGNKNKRFCLPNARIMIHQPIGSYQGQVTDIEIQTQEILRIKNCLNKLFSLHTGKPIKIIEKDTNRDKFLTAKEAIEYGLIDNIISSKNNINT from the coding sequence TTGTACAAAAAAAATAATAAATTTTTTAAAGAGCATCAAATAAATACAATTCCAATTGTAATTGAACAAACATCTAGAGGAGAAAGATCATATGATATTTTTTCTCGATTATTAAAAGAACGTATTATTTTTTTAACTGGTGCTATTGAAGATAGCATGGCAAATTTAATAATTGCACAAATATTATTTTTAGAATCAGAAAATTCAAATAAAGATATATTTATTTATATAAATAGTCCTGGAGGTGTTATTACATCAGGTATGTCTATCTATGATACTATGCAATTTGTTAAATCAGATATCAGTACACTTTGTATAGGACAGGCTTGTTCAATGGCAGCTTTTTTATTATCAGCTGGAAATAAAAATAAAAGATTTTGTTTACCTAATGCTAGAATAATGATACATCAACCAATAGGAAGTTATCAAGGTCAAGTAACTGATATAGAAATTCAAACTCAAGAAATTTTAAGAATAAAAAATTGTCTAAATAAACTTTTTTCATTACATACAGGAAAACCTATTAAAATTATTGAAAAAGATACTAATAGAGATAAATTTTTAACAGCTAAAGAAGCAATAGAATATGGATTAATAGATAATATTATTTCTAGTAAAAATAATATTAATACTTAA
- a CDS encoding BolA family protein gives MIIEKIKNKIKCKLKPIYLKINNNNSSNDNDITDLITHLEIIIVSNFFIKKKLIDRHRLIYHIIKDVLKNIHSLSLYTYTLNEWKNNENI, from the coding sequence ATGATTATAGAAAAAATAAAAAATAAAATTAAATGTAAATTAAAACCTATATATTTAAAAATTAATAATAATAATTCTAGCAATGATAATGATATAACTGATTTAATCACTCATTTAGAAATTATTATTGTTAGTAATTTTTTTATTAAAAAAAAATTAATTGATAGACACAGATTAATATATCACATCATAAAAGATGTATTAAAAAATATTCATTCATTATCATTATATACTTATACATTAAATGAATGGAAAAATAATGAAAATATATAA
- a CDS encoding inositol monophosphatase family protein → MRPMLNIAIRIIRNIGNIIIKNYEIQNINLNYDEYNTNLFIKKINKYLNNMITKVIYNTYAKNVTFLYKKNFFIFKYDKTVWIINPLDGIMNFLKKLPHFSISIAICIKGKTEISLIYDPLRNDLFTAIRGQNAQLNGYKLRCDKYFQKKNLLFALNTNYIFLKKKKNVNLINLFIENSISLRISGSISLDLAYLAANKIDCYLNNDVEDFNYLLAGELIIKESGGLITDFLGNCNYKNSTNILAGNTDIIKLVISKINN, encoded by the coding sequence ATGCGTCCAATGCTTAATATTGCTATACGTATAATACGTAATATTGGTAATATAATTATTAAAAATTATGAAATACAAAATATAAATTTAAATTATGATGAATATAATACTAATTTATTTATTAAAAAAATTAATAAATATTTAAATAATATGATTACTAAAGTAATTTATAATACATATGCAAAAAATGTTACTTTTTTATATAAAAAAAATTTTTTTATTTTTAAATATGATAAAACTGTATGGATTATAAATCCTTTAGATGGAATTATGAATTTTTTAAAAAAATTACCTCATTTTTCAATATCTATTGCTATTTGTATAAAAGGAAAAACTGAAATTTCTTTAATATATGATCCATTAAGAAATGATTTGTTTACAGCAATAAGAGGACAAAATGCTCAACTAAATGGTTATAAATTACGTTGTGATAAATATTTTCAAAAAAAAAATTTATTATTTGCTTTAAATACTAATTATATTTTTTTAAAAAAAAAAAAAAATGTTAATTTAATTAATTTATTTATTGAAAATTCAATTTCGCTTAGAATAAGTGGTTCTATTTCCTTGGATTTAGCATATTTAGCTGCAAATAAAATTGATTGTTATTTAAATAATGATGTAGAAGATTTTAATTATTTACTTGCAGGAGAATTAATTATTAAAGAATCAGGAGGATTAATAACTGATTTTTTAGGTAATTGTAATTATAAAAATTCTACTAACATATTGGCAGGTAATACTGATATTATAAAATTAGTAATTTCTAAAATCAATAATTAA
- a CDS encoding NifU family protein codes for MLQITEAAQKYFLNLLSNKDINTCIRILVFKKNNLFKGNISFCNIKKIKNDDIKLKFNKFSIFIEINSFKFLENVKIDFIQKKLFSKLEFVILKKKYKKNNVKIKDLKKNIQIFIKNVINPKLLLHGGFIILKEITINNILLLEFHGGCQGCAMSQYTLKNKIEKELLNNFPSIKGVYDITLHKKHKFSYF; via the coding sequence ATGTTACAAATTACAGAAGCAGCTCAAAAATATTTTTTAAATTTATTATCTAACAAAGATATTAATACATGTATTAGAATTTTAGTTTTTAAAAAAAATAACCTTTTTAAGGGTAATATTTCTTTTTGTAATATAAAAAAGATTAAAAATGATGATATTAAATTAAAATTTAACAAATTTTCTATATTTATAGAAATAAATAGTTTTAAATTTTTGGAAAATGTTAAAATTGATTTTATACAAAAAAAATTATTTTCAAAATTAGAATTTGTTATTCTAAAAAAAAAATATAAAAAAAATAATGTAAAAATAAAAGATTTAAAAAAAAACATTCAAATTTTTATAAAAAATGTTATTAATCCTAAATTATTATTACATGGTGGTTTTATTATTTTAAAAGAAATAACCATAAATAATATTTTATTATTAGAATTTCATGGTGGTTGTCAAGGTTGTGCTATGAGTCAATATACTCTTAAAAACAAAATAGAAAAAGAATTATTAAATAATTTTCCTAGTATTAAAGGAGTATATGATATAACTTTACATAAAAAACATAAGTTCTCTTATTTTTAA
- a CDS encoding homoserine O-succinyltransferase, whose translation MPVLVIKKLPAINFLKKENIFLLQKISNKKYSNKIKIILLNLMFKKIETENQIIRLLSHSSLLIDLSLLCVHDEKSSNKSSINHIKKFYLNLDQISSKYYDGLIITGAPLGLIDFINVRYWKEFVKIIYWAQDHVNSILSICWSVQAVLNILYNIPKNINKNKLLGIFKHNILLKNNFLTKGFDDYFFVPHSRYSNFSLNFIKNYNNFKIISASKEAGIYLFTSKNNKYVFVTGHPEYDSLTIHEEYLNDLKKDKKNIKIPYNYYPLNNPNLIPQINWKSHGNLLFLNWLNYLNYKKNNIIY comes from the coding sequence ATGCCAGTTTTAGTTATAAAAAAATTACCTGCTATTAATTTTTTAAAAAAAGAAAATATATTTTTATTACAAAAAATTTCAAATAAAAAATATTCAAATAAAATTAAAATTATTTTATTAAATTTAATGTTTAAAAAAATTGAAACAGAAAATCAAATAATTAGGTTGTTATCTCATTCTTCATTATTAATAGATTTATCTTTATTATGTGTTCATGATGAAAAATCATCTAATAAATCATCAATAAATCATATTAAAAAATTTTATCTTAATTTAGATCAAATATCTAGTAAATATTATGATGGATTAATTATTACAGGAGCTCCTTTAGGTCTAATTGATTTTATCAATGTTAGATATTGGAAAGAATTTGTAAAAATTATATATTGGGCACAAGATCATGTTAATTCTATTTTATCCATATGTTGGTCTGTACAAGCTGTATTAAATATATTATATAATATCCCTAAAAATATTAATAAAAATAAATTATTAGGTATATTTAAGCATAATATTTTATTAAAAAATAATTTTTTAACGAAAGGTTTTGATGATTATTTTTTTGTACCGCATTCAAGATATTCTAATTTTTCTTTAAATTTTATTAAAAATTATAATAATTTTAAAATTATTTCAGCTTCAAAAGAAGCTGGTATTTATCTTTTTACTAGTAAAAATAATAAATATGTATTTGTTACTGGACATCCAGAATATGATTCTTTAACAATACATGAAGAATATTTAAATGATTTAAAAAAAGATAAAAAAAATATTAAAATACCTTATAATTATTATCCATTAAATAATCCAAATTTAATACCTCAAATTAATTGGAAAAGTCATGGTAATTTATTATTTTTAAATTGGTTAAATTATTTAAATTATAAAAAAAATAATATTATTTATTAA
- a CDS encoding aminoacyl--tRNA ligase-related protein translates to MLTTNYLFFTSKNRIYNQNKKDSYSLMIKAGMIKKLSSGIYIWLPTGLRVIKNFEKIIRFSMNNINAIELLLPIIHPSNLWETSGRINDYGDELLKILDRKKKNFILGPTHEEVINYLITHEIKSYKLLPIHLYQIQTKFRDEIRSRLGVIRSKEFIMKDSYSFHMNKKCLQQTYKIVLNTYKKIFDLIKINYCIVQADNSFIGGNISHEFHIFSKNGENKIFLDKKNNYFLNNHLKNNLTFNQQNRIKIKNSIEIAHIFKIGKKYSDSMNVYIYNKKKIKKKLYMGCYGIGISRLIAAVIEQNFDSKGIYWPNSLLAPFVVAIIPINMYNYPIVKKKSFFIYKKFISLGIKVLLDNRKENPGVMFSDIDIIGVPHIIIINNKNIINNNIEYKYRKTGFQNIIALDLIIDFILKKLKLNKCFNIFFPKK, encoded by the coding sequence GTGTTAACTACTAATTATTTATTTTTTACATCTAAAAATAGAATATATAATCAAAATAAAAAAGATAGTTATTCTTTAATGATTAAAGCTGGAATGATTAAAAAATTATCTTCTGGAATATATATTTGGTTACCAACTGGATTAAGAGTAATTAAAAATTTTGAAAAAATAATACGGTTTTCAATGAATAATATAAATGCAATAGAATTATTATTACCAATAATACATCCTAGTAATCTTTGGGAAACAAGTGGACGCATAAATGATTATGGTGACGAGTTATTAAAAATTTTAGATCGTAAAAAAAAAAATTTTATTTTAGGTCCTACTCATGAAGAGGTTATTAATTACTTAATAACTCATGAAATTAAATCTTATAAATTATTACCTATTCATTTATATCAAATACAAACAAAATTTAGAGATGAAATTAGATCTCGTTTAGGAGTTATACGTTCTAAAGAATTTATTATGAAAGATAGTTATTCATTTCATATGAATAAAAAATGTTTACAACAAACATATAAAATTGTATTAAATACTTATAAAAAAATTTTTGATTTAATAAAAATAAATTATTGTATAGTACAAGCAGATAATAGTTTTATTGGAGGAAATATTTCTCATGAATTTCATATTTTTTCAAAAAATGGAGAAAATAAAATATTTTTAGATAAAAAAAATAATTATTTTTTAAATAATCATTTAAAAAATAATTTAACTTTTAATCAACAAAATAGAATAAAAATTAAAAATAGTATAGAAATAGCTCATATTTTTAAAATTGGAAAAAAATATTCTGATTCAATGAATGTTTATATATATAATAAAAAAAAAATCAAAAAAAAATTATATATGGGATGTTATGGAATTGGAATATCAAGATTAATTGCTGCTGTTATAGAACAAAATTTTGATTCAAAAGGTATATATTGGCCTAATTCATTATTAGCTCCTTTTGTAGTAGCAATTATTCCTATTAATATGTATAACTATCCTATAGTTAAAAAAAAATCTTTTTTCATTTATAAAAAATTTATTTCATTAGGTATAAAAGTTTTATTAGACAATAGGAAAGAGAATCCTGGTGTTATGTTTTCAGATATAGATATTATTGGAGTCCCACATATTATTATTATTAATAATAAAAATATTATTAATAATAATATCGAATATAAATATAGAAAAACAGGATTTCAAAATATTATTGCTTTAGATTTAATTATTGATTTTATTTTAAAAAAACTTAAATTAAATAAATGTTTTAATATTTTTTTTCCCAAAAAATAA
- the tilS gene encoding tRNA lysidine(34) synthetase TilS — MLITNETQLILYKFKKILVAYSGGIDSTVLLYNLIQLKKKYQIILRVIHINHNLNVLSNNWLKTCMLQCKKWNVFFINKNVKIKKTNNIEKYARTKRYKIFQDIIKKDEVLVTAHNLDDQCETFLLSLKRGSGPKGLSGMSKITILNNIKLFRPFLEITRHQIYTYAIKKKLNWIEDPSNKDIKYDRNFLRNVILPKITNRWSFFKNSVYRSSIICQEQEKLLTDLINPILKKLIQENNSLLITPLYKFSIIKRNFILRKWIEYNKFYYMPSRKMLFIIWNEVICCKNNKNPQIKIGKYIIRKYKDYLYCVKYFDNLQNILLKWDNLNIPFVLPNKLGKLIILNININYKNLSIYIRKPKIYEIIYIKFNISGKYYLNNFKYKKNINDIWKNLLIPKWKREQIPLLFYNNKFIADLENNLITQEGKASLNKENNFFIFWEKKY; from the coding sequence ATGTTAATAACAAATGAAACACAATTAATATTGTATAAATTTAAAAAAATATTAGTAGCATATAGTGGAGGAATAGATTCTACAGTATTATTATATAATTTAATACAATTAAAAAAAAAATATCAAATTATATTAAGAGTTATTCACATAAATCACAACCTAAATGTTTTATCAAATAATTGGTTAAAAACATGTATGTTACAATGTAAAAAATGGAACGTTTTTTTTATAAATAAAAACGTAAAAATAAAAAAAACAAACAACATAGAAAAATATGCTAGAACAAAAAGATATAAAATTTTTCAGGATATTATTAAAAAAGATGAAGTTTTAGTAACTGCTCATAATTTAGATGATCAGTGTGAAACTTTTTTACTTTCTTTAAAAAGAGGAAGTGGACCTAAAGGATTATCAGGGATGTCTAAAATAACTATATTAAATAATATAAAATTATTTCGTCCTTTCTTAGAAATAACTAGACATCAAATATATACATATGCTATAAAAAAAAAATTAAATTGGATAGAAGATCCTAGTAATAAAGATATAAAATATGATCGTAATTTTTTAAGAAATGTTATTTTACCTAAAATTACAAATAGATGGTCTTTTTTTAAAAATTCAGTTTATAGATCTTCAATAATTTGTCAAGAACAAGAAAAACTTTTAACAGACTTAATTAATCCAATATTAAAAAAATTAATACAAGAAAATAATAGTTTATTAATTACTCCATTATATAAATTTAGTATAATAAAAAGAAATTTTATACTTAGAAAATGGATTGAATATAATAAATTTTATTATATGCCTTCTAGAAAAATGCTATTTATTATATGGAATGAAGTAATTTGTTGTAAAAATAATAAAAATCCACAAATTAAAATAGGTAAATATATAATTCGTAAATATAAAGATTATTTATATTGTGTAAAATATTTTGATAATTTACAAAATATTTTATTAAAATGGGATAATTTAAATATTCCATTTGTATTACCTAATAAATTAGGAAAATTAATAATTTTAAATATTAATATAAATTATAAAAATTTATCGATATATATAAGAAAACCAAAAATTTATGAAATAATATATATAAAATTTAATATTTCGGGTAAATATTATTTAAATAATTTTAAATATAAAAAAAATATAAATGATATATGGAAAAATTTATTAATTCCTAAATGGAAAAGAGAACAAATACCATTATTATTTTATAATAATAAATTTATTGCCGACCTAGAAAATAATTTGATTACACAAGAAGGTAAAGCTTCTTTAAATAAAGAAAATAATTTTTTTATTTTTTGGGAAAAAAAATATTAA
- the dnaE gene encoding DNA polymerase III subunit alpha, with translation MNYPEFIHLNVHSDYSIQDGLSKIEQIVKKASLLNMPAIAITDFSNIFGLIKFYKFAHNFGLKAIFGANFKIKNLNNNNQYSKLTILVMNNIGYQNLKLLIFDIYKNGYNVNIGPIITYNLLKKYNKGLIILSGGIYGDIGKNILQKNFFLVEKIIFFYKKYFYNRFYFELNRTNHIHEENYINLIIKFSNYFSIPVVATNNVRFLNKKDFYAHEIRIAINKNYTLNESKKKSIYSKEQFLKNRKEMYLLFKDIPEALNNSVEIAKRCNVFLNLGNYILPNFLKITNITPKDYLIKKACIGLKQRLKILYTDFNLLKTKKIKYTKRLNLELDIINKMGFSSYFLIVMEFVQWAKKNNIPVGPARGSGAGSLVAYVLNITNLDPIKFDLIFERFLNTERVSLPDFDIDFCMEKRDLVINHVKEIYGTESVSQIITFGTMTAKSVIKDVGRVLGYPYDFLNRISKLIPLDVGLSLKKAFINNKKLFNLYKSDINIKELVNTSLKLEGTIRNIGKHAGGVVISPDNITKYTTIYCDDNGKNIVTQFDKNDIEDIGLVKFDFLGLRTLTVINHTLSIINKKRFTKKQKLININNINLDDKNIFCFLKTARTTGIFQLESKGIKKLIRQLKPDNFEDLIALLALFRPGPLQSGMVENFINRKHGREIISYPDANWQHEKLKPILQSTYGIILYQEQVMKIVQILAGYSLGEADILRRVISKKQHEKMLEQRKRFLQGSKKMKINNILSMKIFDYLEKFSSYGFNKSHSAGYALISYQTLWLKFYYPSEFMAAVLTSEMDNTNKIINLISECKNMKINILPPNINYSLYKFDVNEHNDIIYGLGAIKGIGKQQAYNILNIRKKIGLFKSILDFFIKIDFKKINKRILEVLITSGSLDCFKINRGVLINNLEKIIRMINKYLQEKKTGQIDFFNTNNKKLIIDINSMSTNIKHFWSKKNILIKEKNILGFYLTGHPIYIYFQEIMFYTQNKSINNILINYKKHIYLPIKIGGIISNIRTSYNKKKQKILIFNLDDSSNIIEVHILLNKLNNNLIILNNIVIIHGIIYFNNFLKLFICDAFYIIDIEQARKKYLHNINIIFMNNFFLKKKFFLKNLKKLIFFEKNDNKNLVQIYFYYNNFGIKKKIFFKKSYYISIKENKFIYLLYNDNIKFEFS, from the coding sequence ATGAATTATCCAGAATTTATTCATTTAAATGTACATAGTGATTATTCTATACAAGATGGTTTATCTAAAATAGAGCAAATTGTGAAAAAAGCTTCATTATTAAATATGCCAGCAATAGCAATTACAGATTTTAGTAATATTTTTGGTTTAATAAAATTTTATAAATTTGCCCATAATTTTGGTTTAAAAGCTATTTTTGGAGCAAATTTTAAGATTAAAAATTTAAATAATAATAATCAATATTCAAAATTAACTATATTAGTAATGAATAATATAGGTTATCAAAATTTAAAATTATTAATTTTTGATATTTATAAAAATGGTTATAATGTTAACATTGGACCAATTATAACTTATAATTTACTTAAAAAATATAATAAAGGATTAATTATATTATCAGGTGGAATATATGGAGATATAGGTAAAAATATTTTACAAAAAAATTTTTTTTTAGTAGAAAAAATTATTTTTTTTTATAAAAAATATTTTTATAATCGTTTTTATTTTGAATTAAATCGTACTAATCATATACATGAAGAAAATTATATAAATTTAATTATTAAATTTTCAAATTATTTTTCTATACCTGTTGTTGCAACAAATAATGTACGTTTTTTAAATAAAAAAGATTTTTATGCACATGAAATTCGTATAGCAATTAATAAAAATTATACTTTAAATGAAAGTAAAAAAAAATCTATTTACAGTAAAGAACAATTTCTAAAAAATAGAAAAGAAATGTATCTCTTATTTAAAGACATACCTGAAGCACTAAATAATAGTGTAGAAATTGCTAAAAGATGTAATGTTTTTTTAAATTTAGGTAATTATATTTTACCAAATTTTTTAAAAATAACAAATATAACACCAAAAGATTATCTAATTAAAAAAGCTTGTATAGGTTTAAAACAAAGATTAAAAATTTTATATACAGATTTTAATTTATTAAAAACAAAGAAAATAAAATATACAAAAAGATTAAATTTAGAATTAGATATTATCAATAAGATGGGGTTTTCTAGTTATTTTCTCATAGTTATGGAATTTGTTCAATGGGCAAAAAAAAATAATATACCTGTAGGTCCTGCAAGAGGTTCAGGAGCTGGTTCATTAGTTGCTTATGTTTTAAATATTACAAATTTAGATCCAATAAAATTTGATTTAATATTTGAAAGATTTTTAAATACTGAAAGAGTTTCACTACCAGATTTTGATATTGATTTTTGTATGGAAAAGCGTGATTTAGTTATTAATCATGTAAAAGAAATATATGGTACTGAATCAGTATCTCAAATTATAACATTTGGAACTATGACAGCAAAATCTGTTATAAAAGATGTTGGTAGAGTTTTAGGATATCCATATGATTTTCTTAATCGTATTTCAAAATTAATACCTTTAGACGTAGGACTCAGTTTAAAAAAAGCTTTTATAAATAATAAAAAATTATTTAATTTATATAAATCTGATATTAATATTAAGGAATTAGTAAATACTTCTTTAAAGTTAGAAGGAACAATAAGAAATATTGGTAAACATGCAGGTGGAGTTGTTATATCTCCGGATAATATTACAAAATATACAACAATATACTGTGATGATAATGGTAAAAATATAGTAACTCAATTTGATAAAAATGATATAGAAGATATTGGTTTAGTTAAATTTGATTTTTTAGGATTAAGAACTTTAACTGTAATTAATCATACATTAAGTATAATTAATAAAAAAAGATTTACAAAAAAACAGAAATTAATAAATATTAATAATATTAATTTAGATGATAAAAATATTTTTTGTTTTTTAAAAACTGCTAGAACTACAGGTATATTTCAATTAGAATCAAAAGGTATTAAAAAATTAATAAGACAATTAAAACCTGATAATTTTGAAGATTTAATTGCTCTATTAGCTTTATTTCGTCCAGGACCATTACAATCTGGTATGGTCGAGAATTTTATTAATAGAAAACATGGTAGAGAAATTATATCATATCCTGATGCAAATTGGCAACATGAAAAATTGAAACCAATATTACAATCTACATATGGCATTATTCTATATCAAGAACAAGTGATGAAAATAGTTCAAATATTAGCAGGATATAGTTTAGGAGAAGCTGATATTTTAAGAAGAGTAATAAGTAAAAAACAACATGAAAAAATGTTAGAACAAAGAAAACGTTTTTTACAAGGTTCTAAAAAAATGAAAATTAATAATATTTTATCTATGAAAATTTTTGATTATTTAGAAAAATTTTCTTCATATGGATTTAATAAATCTCATTCTGCTGGATATGCTCTAATATCTTACCAAACTTTATGGTTAAAATTTTATTATCCTTCAGAATTTATGGCTGCTGTTTTAACATCAGAAATGGATAATACCAATAAAATTATTAATTTAATATCTGAATGTAAAAATATGAAAATTAATATTTTACCTCCTAATATTAATTATAGTTTATACAAATTTGATGTTAATGAACATAATGATATTATATATGGGTTAGGAGCAATAAAAGGAATTGGAAAACAACAAGCATATAATATACTGAATATTCGAAAAAAGATCGGACTTTTTAAGTCTATACTTGATTTTTTTATTAAAATAGATTTTAAAAAAATAAATAAAAGAATTTTAGAAGTATTAATAACATCTGGATCATTAGACTGTTTTAAGATTAATAGAGGAGTTTTAATAAATAATTTAGAAAAAATTATAAGAATGATTAATAAATATTTACAAGAAAAAAAGACAGGACAAATAGATTTTTTTAATACAAATAATAAAAAATTAATCATTGATATCAATTCTATGAGTACTAATATAAAACATTTTTGGTCTAAAAAAAATATTTTAATAAAAGAAAAAAACATCTTAGGATTTTATTTAACAGGTCATCCAATATACATTTATTTTCAAGAAATTATGTTTTATACTCAAAATAAAAGTATTAATAATATACTTATTAATTATAAAAAACATATTTATTTACCTATAAAAATAGGAGGAATAATTAGTAATATACGTACTTCCTATAATAAAAAAAAACAAAAAATTTTAATTTTTAATTTAGATGATAGTTCTAATATAATTGAAGTACATATTTTGTTAAATAAATTAAATAATAATCTAATTATATTAAATAATATAGTAATAATACATGGAATTATATATTTTAATAATTTTTTAAAATTATTTATATGTGATGCTTTTTATATAATAGATATTGAACAAGCTAGAAAAAAATATTTACATAATATAAATATTATTTTTATGAATAATTTTTTTTTAAAAAAAAAATTTTTTTTAAAAAATCTTAAAAAATTAATTTTTTTTGAAAAAAATGATAATAAAAATTTAGTACAAATATATTTTTATTATAATAATTTTGGGATTAAAAAAAAAATTTTTTTTAAAAAATCTTATTATATTTCTATTAAAGAAAATAAATTCATTTATTTATTATATAATGATAATATTAAGTTTGAATTTAGTTAA
- the fabZ gene encoding 3-hydroxyacyl-ACP dehydratase FabZ has translation MNNKNYTLDINKILYILPHRYPFILIDKVIAFKKFKFLNAIKNISINEPYFQGHFPKKPIYPGVLLLESMIQTSSILLYQSINKKKIKNKEIYYLTGIDNARFKKPAFPGDQIMIKSILEKKKKYFMSFYSIAKINNNIICKAKIMCMRVLKEKF, from the coding sequence TTGAATAATAAAAATTATACATTAGATATTAATAAAATTTTATATATTTTACCTCATAGATATCCATTTATTTTAATTGATAAAGTTATAGCATTTAAAAAATTTAAATTTTTAAATGCTATAAAAAATATTTCTATAAATGAACCTTATTTTCAAGGACATTTTCCTAAAAAACCTATTTATCCTGGAGTATTATTACTAGAATCTATGATACAAACTTCAAGTATTCTTTTATATCAAAGTATTAATAAAAAAAAAATTAAAAATAAAGAAATATATTATTTAACAGGTATTGATAATGCACGTTTTAAAAAACCTGCTTTTCCTGGAGATCAAATAATGATTAAAAGTATTTTAGAAAAAAAAAAAAAATATTTTATGAGCTTTTATAGCATAGCTAAAATTAATAATAATATTATTTGTAAAGCAAAAATTATGTGTATGAGAGTCTTAAAAGAAAAATTTTAA
- a CDS encoding OmpH family outer membrane protein yields MKYYLKSIILLILIICISYNKAFCFTKIAIINLAKIFQIIPQKEKIFQELKKENNQEIRKIQKMKISLKNKIKKLKNKNLSKQVKQKIQKEITYQKNLLFKKIINFKINNNKREKKARNKILFFINKLINIVAEKGHYNIIIDISFISYAKNVKDITNDVIELANTQANILFTI; encoded by the coding sequence ATGAAATATTACTTAAAAAGTATAATATTATTAATATTAATTATATGCATATCATATAATAAAGCTTTTTGTTTTACTAAAATAGCTATTATAAATCTTGCAAAAATTTTTCAAATAATCCCTCAAAAAGAAAAAATATTTCAAGAATTAAAAAAAGAAAATAATCAAGAAATTAGAAAAATTCAAAAAATGAAAATATCATTAAAAAATAAAATTAAAAAATTAAAAAATAAAAATTTGTCAAAACAAGTTAAACAAAAAATACAAAAGGAAATAACATATCAAAAAAATTTATTATTTAAAAAAATAATAAATTTTAAAATAAATAATAATAAAAGAGAAAAAAAAGCACGTAATAAAATATTATTTTTTATAAATAAATTAATTAATATTGTTGCAGAAAAAGGTCATTATAATATTATTATAGATATTTCTTTTATATCATATGCTAAAAATGTAAAAGATATAACAAATGATGTTATAGAATTAGCAAATACACAAGCAAATATATTATTTACAATATAA